The following proteins come from a genomic window of Lolium rigidum isolate FL_2022 chromosome 5, APGP_CSIRO_Lrig_0.1, whole genome shotgun sequence:
- the LOC124658376 gene encoding uncharacterized protein LOC124658376: MTYGEVAHFSHPQHRLRLEQLDTPFRCDGCKEVGIGARYRCPIPACRAAVGDHDLHRQCALPLSPPPPPLRHPFYPRCAFHFLARAPGAPGTRYCNACGRDVAGFVYHCRSCGFDLHPCCATLPHVLDAGSASGRVAVRLYLHPKAEAACHRCGHRGRSWTYRSHCKSYSLHVACVMDLVVESWSGVGRNKSVAGVGAAGGGKSVYDGVVVAGSGGYRVPVIRGAAKSSHASREGGWSSYWGMRKGKIKRCCEIAGFAGQVVISAVLGDPTALIAGVVGSLIAR; encoded by the coding sequence ATGACGTACGGCGAGGTGGCGCACTTCAGCCACCCGCAGCACCGGCTACGGCTGGAGCAGCTGGACACGCCGTTCCGGTGTGACGGCTGCAAGGAGGTAGGCATCGGCGCGCGGTACCGGTGCCCCATCCCAGCGTGCCGCGCCGCCGTCGGCGACCACGACCTGCACCGCCAGTGCGCGCTCCCTCtctccccaccgccgccgccgctccggcacCCGTTCTACCCGAGGTGTGCGTTCCACTTCCTCGCGCGGGCGCCGGGCGCACCGGGGACGCGCTACTGCAACGCGTGCGGCCGCGACGTGGCCGGGTTCGTCTACCACTGCCGCTCCTGCGGCTTCGACCTGCACCCCTGCTGCGCCACGCTCCCGCACGTCCTCGACGCCGGCAGCGCCAGTGGCAGAGTCGCTGTGAGGCTGTACCTGCACCCCAAGGCCGAGGCGGCGTGCCACCGGTGCGGGCACCGAGGGCGGAGCTGGACGTACCGGAGCCACTGCAAGAGCTACAGCCTCCACGTGGCGTGCGTGATGGACTTGGTCGTCGAGAGCTGGAGCGGCGTCGGCCGGAACAAGAGCGTCGCCGGCGTTGGCGCTGCTGGAGGAGGAAAGAGCGtgtacgacggcgtggtggtggcggGGAGCGGCGGCTACAGGGTGCCGGTGATACGCGGCGCGGCGAAGAGCAGCCACGCGAGCAGGGAGGGAGGGTGGTCGTCGTACTGGGGGATGAGGAAGGGCAAGATTAAGCGCTGCTGCGAGATCGCCGGgttcgcggggcaggtggtcatcTCTGCGGTGCTCGGCGACCCGACCGCGCTCATCGCCGGCGTCGTCGGCTCGCTCATAGCGCGCTGA